One stretch of Melospiza melodia melodia isolate bMelMel2 unplaced genomic scaffold, bMelMel2.pri scaffold_444, whole genome shotgun sequence DNA includes these proteins:
- the LOC134434617 gene encoding transmembrane emp24 domain-containing protein 4 translates to MAALWDAMRAAMAAVLLLGWGAHGLYFHIGETEKRCFIEEIPDETMVIGNYRTQLWDKQSESFLPSTPGLGMHVEVKDPDGKVVMSRQYGSEGRFTFTSHTPGEHQICLHSNSTRMALFAGGKLRVHLDIQVGEHTNNYPEIAAKDKLTELQLRARQLLDQVEQIQKEQNYQRYREERFRMTSESTNQRVLWWSIAQTVILILTGLWQMRHLKSFFEAKKLV, encoded by the exons ATGGCGGCGCTGTGGGATGCGATGAGGGCGGCGATGGCcgcggtgctgctgctgggctggggcgcGCACGGGCTCTACTTCCACATCGGAGAGACCGAGAAGCGCTGCTTCATCGAGGAGATCCCCGACGAGACCATGGTCATCg GCAATTACCGGACGCAGCTGTGGGACAAGCAGTCCGAGTCCTTCCTGCCCTCCACCCCCGGGCTGGGCATGCACGTGGAGGTCAAGGACCCCGACGGAAAG GTGGTGATGTCGCGGCAGTACGGCTCCGAGGGGCGCTTCACGTTCACGTCGCACACGCCGGGCGAGCACCAGATCTGCCTGCACTCCAACTCCACCCGCATGGCGCTGTTCGCTGGGGGCAAGCTG CGGGTGCACCTGGACATCCAGGTGGGCGAGCACACCAACAACTACCCCGAGATCGCCGCCAAGGACAAGCTGACGGAGCTGCAGCTCCGCGCGCGCCAGCTGCTCGACCAGGTGGAGCAGATCCAGAAGGAGCAGAACTACCAGAGG TACCGGGAGGAGCGGTTCCGCATGACGAGCGAGAGCACCAACCAGCGCGTGCTCTGGTGGTCCATCGCCCAGAccgtcatcctcatcctcaccggCCTCTGGCAGATGCGGCACCTCAAGAGCTTCTTCGAGGCCAAGAAACTCGTCtag
- the LOC134434618 gene encoding interleukin-36 receptor antagonist protein-like: MSRASRAALRRTPRGHPLGVMADSGDTAEGVTDPDMVALFDDFLGKEVTVPFGEVTPASQPKPQPYHYVLRDTEQQGLCLRHGHLVATSLQGANAALEEPISVVPNRHLERRRTPLIVGIRGGTRALSCGTGPEPRLSLEDVGLLDLFSGDKDRALPFTFYKTFGGSTHTFEAAAFPGLFLSTAPEEPLGLAPGATAFYLRRK, from the exons ATGTCACGCGCATCCAGAGCCGCCCTCAG AAGGACACCCCGGGGACACCCTCTGGGGGTCATGGcggacagcggggacacggccGAGGGCGTCACCGACCCCGACATGGTGGCCTTGTTCGACGACTTCCTGGGGAAAG aggTGACGGTGCCCTTCGGGGAGGTGACACCGGCGTCACAGCCCAAGCCCCAGCCGTACCACTACGTGCTGCGGGACAcggagcagcaggggctgtgcctgcGCCACGGACACCTGGTGGCCACCAGCCTGCAGGGGGCCAACGCCGCCCTGGAAG AGCCCATCAGCGTTGTCCCCAACCGGCACCTGGAGCGCCGGCGCACTCCCCTCATCGTGGGCATCCGCGGTGGCACCCGCGCCCTGTCCTGTGGCACCGGCCCCGAGCCCCGGCTGAGCCTGGAG GACGTGGGGCTGCTGGACCTGTTCtcgggggacaaggacagggcccTGCCCTTCACCTTCTACAAGACCTTCGGGGGCTCCACGCACACCTTCGAGGCCGCCGCCTTCCCCGGGCTCTTCCTCAGCACGGCCCCGGAGGAGCCGCTGGGCCTGGCCCCGGGCGCCACGGCCTTCTACCTGCGCCGcaagtga
- the LOC134434615 gene encoding uncharacterized protein LOC134434615 — MDPPRAPPAPPVALPALDAIAFSGGGAESPARTLTPAVTPALSPAVTPALTPTVTPAVTPAVTPAVTPELTPTVTPTVTPALTPAVTPAVTPALTPTVTPAVTPALSPEVTPELTPTRTLLPPELTPALTPALPPELTPALTPALPPELTPALPPELTPSLTTAQTPTLTMTPTQATALTTALTPTLTPTLTPTLTPALTPALTPVPAAVPDVFWASLLRAQLCVQELQGAIEGQTDTGEQQHQDLAQDHLQDHPQGHHQDGAGSISQELQGQESRFEEIFQAFVDENISPKAVVTHDNISPKSMDEDIPPKPMDGNISPKPTVTHEDISPKSMTIDGNVSQELQSPDSTFEEIFQVCMGEDIPSKPTAVDEDIPPKSMAEDEDIPCKSMLMDENIFQMSTDGSIPPKSMAMELSQELRDHESTCEEIFQACTDVDIPPKSMPMDENISQVFTDGSIPPKSMTVGGSISQELQGHGSTFEEILQVSMDEDIPPQAIPRHQSFEFFFGGIMSMGGDTSSWTVTMDGIASPQFMTTDGTFSPEHLAVDSRISPEPVTMDGPTLAKTVTMDGPASPRSVTMDGPTSPRPVTPDEAISPENVPMDSRISPKPMAMDGPISSRPQAPRLSQEGEEGDDDGDNHHDHDDHHDCDNCDGHNDLDDHKDHDNHHDHHDLDYHDNHHDLNDHDDHHDLDDHNDHDDHHDLNDHNDFSDLNDHNDCDDHHDHKDHDDDNDLDDNHDRDDHKDHDDHHDHRDHHHELNDLDDDKDLNDHKDHDDHDLDDHYDHNVHHDHDEHKDHDDRNDRDDHHDRDDHHELNDHNDRDDHHDHHDRDDHHDHGDSSHEDEHKENLDEEDLDEEKNMNEKNLDEEDLDEDVDEDLDDEENLDEENLEDDLDDEEDLDEEPHFHTNPLFQRPLPPGVPPWRPHGATLDATLGCHPPGAATTTTTGWGPPRTPEFGDTPDPPPEFGDPPEFGDPLEFGDPPEFRDPLEFGDPPLVSSPPPGPPRTPEFGDPPDPPLEFGDPLDPPLEFGDPPKWVDPKWGGPDPPTPLEEPPSSWDPPDLPQNEGPQIPPDLPQKPQSPPDLPQKPQSPQIYLTKRDPKSPQNPQMCP; from the exons ATGGACCCCCCCAGGGCCCCCCCTGCCCCCCCCgtggcgctgccggcgctggacGCCATCGCCTTCTCGGGGGGAGGGGCTGAGAGCCCCGCACGGACACTGACCCCTGCAGTGACCCCTGCACTGAGCCCTGCAGTGACCCCTGCGCTGACCCCCACAGTGACCCCCGCAGTGACCCCTGCAGTGACCCCTGCAGTGACCCCTGAGCTGACCCCCACAGTGACCCCCACAGTGACCCCTGCGCTGACCCCTGCAGTGACCCCTGCAGTGACCCCTGCGCTGACCCCCACAGTGACCCCCGCAGTGACCCCTGCACTGAGCCCTGAAGTGACCCCTGAGCTGACCCCCACACGGACACTGCTGCCCCCTGAGCTGACCCCTGCACTgacccctgcactgccccctgaGCTGACCCCTGCACTgacccctgcactgccccctgagctgacccctgcactgccccctgaGCTGACCCCCTCCTTGACCACTGCCCAGACCCCCACCTTGACCATGACCCCCACCCAAGCCACTGCACTGACCACTGCCTTGACCCCCACCCTGACCCCCACCCTGACCCCCACCTTGACCCCCGCGCTGACCCCCGCGCTGACCCCTGTTCCGGCCGCAGTCCCGGACGTGTTCTGGGCCAGCCTGCTccgtgcccagctctgtgtccaggAGCTCCAGGGCGCCAtcgagggacagacggacactggGGAACAACAGCACCAGGACCTGGCCCAGGACCACCTCCAGGACCATCCTCAGGGCCACCaccaggatggggctgggagcatctCCCAGGAGCTCCAAGGCCAAGAATCCAGGTTTGAGGAGATCTTCCAGGCATTCGTGGATGAGAACATCTCACCCAAAGCCGTGGTCACACATGACAACATCTCACCCAAGTCCATGGATGAGGAcatcccacccaaacccatggatgGCAACATCTCACCCAAACCAACGGTCACACATGAGGACATCTCACCCAAATCCATGACCATAGATGGGAACGTCTCCCAGGAGCTCCAAAGCCCTGACTCCACGTTTGAGGAGATCTTCCAGGTGTGCATGGGTGAGGACATCCCATCCAAACCCACGGCTGTAGATGAGGACATCCCACCCAAATCCATGGCCGAGGATGAGGACATCCCATGCAAATCCATGTTGATGGATGAGAACATCTTCCAGATGTCCACAGATGGTTCCATCCCACCCAAATCCATGGCCATGGAGCTCTCCCAGGAGCTCCGCGACCATGAATCCACGTGTGAGGAGATCTTCCAGGCGTGCACGGATGTGGACATCCCACCCAAATCCATGCCCATGGATGAGAACATTTCCCAGGTGTTTACAGATGGCTCCATCCCACCCAAATCCATGACTGTGGGTGGGAGCATCTCCCAGGAGCTCCAAGGCCATGGATCCACGTTTGAGGAGATCCTGCAGGTGTCCATGGATGAGGACAtcccaccccaggccattcccaggCACCAAAGCTTTGAGTTCTTCTTTGGGGGCATCATGTCCATGGGTGGTGACACCTCATCGTGGACCGTGACCATGGATGGGATCGCCTCACCCCAATTCATGACCACAGATGGGACCTTCTCTCCAGAGCACCTGGCTGTGGATTCAAGGATCTCACCTGAGCCTGTGACCATGGATGGTCCCACCTTGGCCAAGACCGTGACCATGGATGGTCCTGCCTCACCCAGGTCTGTGACCATGGATGGTCCCACCTCACCCAGGCCCGTGACCCCTGATGAAGCGATTTCTCCAGAGAACGTTCCCATGGATTCCAGGATCTCCCCCAAacccatggccatggatggtccCATCTCCTCCAGGCCCCAAGCCCCCAGACTCAGCCAGGAGGGAGAGGAAGGTGACGATGATGGTGACAACCACCATGACCATGATGACCACCATGACTGTGATAACTGCGATGGCCACAATGACCTTGATGACCACAAAGACCATGATAACCACCATGATCACCATGACCTAGATTACCATGATAACCACCATGACCTCAATGACCATGATGACCACCATGACCTGGATGATCACAATGACCACGATGACCACCATGACCTCAATGACCACAATGACTTCAGTGACCTCAATGACCATAATGACTGTGATGACCACCATGACCACAAGGACCATGATGATGACAATGACCTAGATGACAACCATGACCGTGATGACCACAAAGACCATGATGACCACCATGACCACCGTGACCACCACCATGAGCTCAATGACCTTGATGACGACAAAGACCTCAATGACCACAAAGACCATGACGACCATGACCTTGATGACCACTATGACCACAATGTCCACCATGACCACGATGAGCACAAAGACCATGATGACCGCAATGACCGTGATGACCACCATGACCGTGATGACCACCATGAGCTCAATGACCACAATGACCGTGATGACCACCATGACCACCATGACCGTGATGACCACCATGACCACGGTGACTCCTCCCATGAAGATGAACACAAGGAGAACCTGGATGAGGAGGACCTAGATGAGGAGAAGAACATGAACGAGAAGAACCTGGATGAGGAGGATCTGGATGAGGACGTGGATGAGGACCTGGATGATGAGGAGAACCTGGATGAGGAGAACCTGGAGGATGACCTGGATGATGAGGAGGACCTGGACGAGGAGCCCCATTTCCACACCAACCCCCTGTTCCAGCGCCCGCTGCCCCCGGGGGTGCCCCCCTGGCGTCCCCACGGTGCCACCCTCGATGCCACCCTCGGGTGCCACCCCCCAGGAgccgccaccaccaccaccacgggCTGGG GACCACCCAGAACCCCGGAATTTGGGGACACCCCGGATCCGCCTCCAGAATTTGGGGACCCACCAGAATTTGGGGATCCCCTGGAATTTGGGGACCCCCCGGAATTTAGGGACCCCCTGGAATTTGGGGACCCCCCCTTGGTGTCTTCTCCTCCCCCAGGACCACCCAGAACTCCAGAATTTGGGGACCCCCCGGATCCGCCTCTGGAATTTGGGGACCCCTTGGATCCACCCCTGGAATTTGGGGACCCTCCCAAATGGGTGGACCCAAAATGGGGGGGGCCGGACCCCCCCACCCCCCTGGAGGAGCCCCCCAGTTCCTGGGACCCCCCAGATTTGCCCCAAAatgagggaccccaaatccccccagatttaccccaaaaaccccaaagccccccagatttaccccaaaaaccccaaagcccccagaTTTACCTCACAaagagggaccccaaatccccccagaacccccaaatGTGCCCCTAa
- the LOC134434616 gene encoding interleukin-36 receptor antagonist protein-like has translation MEAEGFALCHAPALQTKVFQYRLWDVNQRSLYLRDDQLVAGHLQGANAALEEKVFWVPNRALEPARLPVILGIRSGSRCLRTERGPAGEPRLRLQDVDIRELPRAGDSGAAFTFFRSYRDGLWRFESAAHPGWFLCTSPRGHQPLALCRHRDVTSNLLDFYFQLC, from the exons ATGG AGGCCGAAGGCTTCGCCCTCTGCCACGCGCCCGCGCTGCAGACCAAGGTGTTCCAGTACCG GCTGTGGGACGTGAACCAGCGCTCGCTGTACCTGCGCGATGACCAGCTGGTGGCCGGGCACCTGCAGGGCGCCAACGCCGCGCTGGAAG AGAAAGTGTTCTGGGTGCCCAACCGAGCCCTGGAGCCCGCGCGGCTGCCGGTGATCCTGGGGATCCGGAGCGGCTCCCGCTGCCTCCGCACCGAGCGCGGCCCCGCCGGAGAGCCCCGGCTGCGGCTGCAG GACGTGGACATCCGGGAGCTGCCCCGCGCCGGTGACAGCGGCGCCGCCTTCACCTTCTTCCGCTCCTACCGGGACGGGCTGTGGCGCTTCGAGTCGGCCGCGCACCCCGGCTGGTTCCTGTGCACGTCCCCGCGCGGCCACCAGCCCCTGGCGCTCTGTCGCCACCGCGATGTCACCTCCAACCTGCTCGACTTCTACTTCCAGCTCTGCTGA